Proteins from a single region of Apium graveolens cultivar Ventura chromosome 7, ASM990537v1, whole genome shotgun sequence:
- the LOC141674550 gene encoding uncharacterized protein LOC141674550 has product MTSIKLHHYFESHRICVKTNYPMKTVLSKPELTGRLAKWSIRLSMYDITYEPRTAIKSQSLADFVADFSPNLLSKADEELRHLISKTGIKPWLLYTGKALNQNGTGLGLVLKSSQGDIMVYSICCEFKATNNESEYEALIIGLTTAIDLKITNISVNYDSLLIVNHVKGSYEAKDEKMASYLDIVKELQGKFNVFTIQ; this is encoded by the coding sequence ATGACATCAATAAAACTACACCATTACTTTGAATCTCACAGGATCTGTGTTAAGACAAATTATCCCATGAAGACCGTATTAAGCAAACCAGAGTTGACAGGACGACTTGCAAAATGGTCCATTCGTTTGAGCATGTATGACATTACATATGAGCCGAGAACAGCCATAAAGTCGCAATCCCTAGCCGATTTTGTGGCAGATTTCAGTCCAAATCTATTGAGCAAGGCGGATGAAGAACTCCGACATTTGATATCGAAGACAGGTATAAAACCGTGGTTATTATACACTGGTAAGGCCTTAAACCAGAATGGGACAGGGCTAGGACTTGTCCTGAAGTCGTCACAGGGAGACATCATGGTGTACTCAATATGTTGTGAGTTTAAGGCCACAAATAATGAATCCGAATACGAGGCGCTAATAATAGGCTTGACTACTGCAATTGATCTTAAAATCACCAACATTAGTGTCAACTATGATTCACTCCTGATCGTTAATCATGTCAAAGGATCTTACGAGGCAAAAGACGAGAAAATGGCCTCATACTTGGATATTGTTAAAGAATTACAAGGAAAATTTAACGTATTCACTATCCAATAA